One Cupriavidus pauculus genomic window, GTGTTCGCCTCGAACATGAGCGTGGGCGTCAACGTCACGTTCAAGCTGCTCGAGGCCGCCGCGAAGCTGCTGTCCACGGGCTACGACATCGAGATCATCGAGGCCCATCACCGCCACAAGGTCGATGCGCCCTCGGGTACGGCGCTGAGCATGGGCGAGGTCATCGCCGACGCGCTGGGCCGCGATCTGTCGAAGTGCGCGGTGTACGCGCGCGAAGGCCACACCGGCGAGCGCGATCCGCAGTCGATCGGCTTCGCAACCGTGCGTGGCGGCGATATCGTCGGCGATCACACCGTGATGTTCGCGGGCATCGGCGAGCGCATCGAGATCAGCCACAAGTCGTCGAGCCGCCGTTCGTATGCCGATGGCGCGGTGCGCGCGGCGCGTTTCCTCGCGGACAAGCCGAACGGCCTGTACGACATGCAGGACGTGCTCGGCCTGAAATAAGCGTGGCGCGGGATGTCGGGCGCCAGCCCGGTCGCGCAAACGTATAATCGTTGCTTTCGCATCACCCCTGAATTCCGTCCCGATCATGCAAGACAAATACCTTCCGTCCGCCGTTGAACAAGCCGCCCAGCAGCACTGGCAGGCCACCGATGCCTATCGGGTGTCGGAACACGCGACGGGCCCCGACGGCAAGGCGCGCGACAAGTTCTACGCCTGCTCGATGCTGCCGTACCCGTCGGGCAAGCTGCATATGGGCCACGTGCGGAACTACACGATCAACGACGTGATGGCGCGCTACCTGCGCATGAACGGCCATAACGTGCTGATGCCGATGGGCTGGGACGCGTTCGGCATGCCCGCCGAGAACGCCGCGCTGAACAACGGCGTGGCGCCGGCCGCCTGGACCTACGACAACATCGCTTACATGAAGAAGCAGATGCAGTCGATGGGTCTCGCGATCGACTGGTCGCGCGAAGTGGCGACGTGCAGCCCGGACTACTACCGCTGGAACCAGTGGCTGTTCCTCAAGATGCTGGAGCGCGGCATTGCCTACCGCAAGACCGGCACCGTGAACTGGGACCCGGTGGACCAGACCGTGCTGGCGAACGAGCAGGTGATCGACGGCCGCGGCTGGCGGTCGGGCGCGGTGGTCGAGAAGCGCGAGATCCCGATGTACTACCTGCGCATCACCGACTATGCCGAGGAACTGCTCGGCGACCTCGATGGCCTGGGCTGGCCCGAGCGCGTCAAGGTGATGCAGCAGAACTGGATCGGCAAGAGCGTGGGCGTGCGCTTCGCGTTCCCGCACAAGATCGCGGGTGCGGACGGCCAGCCGATCCAGGACGGCAAGCTGTACGTGTTCACGACGCGTGCCGACACGATCATGGGCGTGACGTTCTGCGCGGTGGCCGCGGAACACCCGCTGGCCGCGCATGCGGCCGCGACCAATCCCGAGCTCGCCGCGTTCATCGAGGAATGCAAGATGGGCTCGGTCATGGAAGCCGATATGGCGACCATGGAGAAGAAGGGCATGCCCACCGGCCTCAAGGTCACGCATCCGCTGACTGGCGACGAGGTGGAAGTCTGGGTCGGCAACTACGTGCTGATGAGCTACGGCGACGGCGCCGTGATGGGCGTGCCCGCGCACGACGAGCGCGACTTCGCGTTCGCGCGCAAGTACGGCCTGCCGATCCGCCAGGTCGTGGACGTCAAGGGCCAGGCATACTCGACCGAAGCGTGGCAGGACTGGTACGGCGACAAGGAACACGGCACGCTGATCCATAGCGGCAAGTACGACGGCCTCGGGTATCAGGCCGCGGTGGAAGCGATTGCCGCCGATATCGCCGCGCTGGGCCTCGGCGAAAAGAAGACGACGTGGCGTCTGCGCGACTGGGGCATCTCGCGCCAGCGGTACTGGGGCACGCCGATTCCGCTCATCCATTGCGACAGCTGCGGCGTGGTGCCGGTGCCCGAAAAGGACCTGCCGGTCGTGCTGCCCGAGGACCTCGTGCCGGACGGCACGGGCAATCCGCTCGCGAAGGACCAGCGCTTCCTGGCCTGCACCTGCCCGTCGTGCGGCAAGCCCGCGCGCCGCGAGACCGACACGATGGATACGTTCATCGACTCGTGCTGGTACTACATGCGCTATACGTGCCCGGACGCGACGACGATGGTCGATGGCCGCAACGATTACTGGATGCCGATGGACCAGTACATCGGCGGTATCGAACACGCGATCCTGCACCTGCTGTACGCGCGCTTCTGGACCAAGGTCATGCGCGACCTCGGGCTGGTGAAGTTCGACGAGCCGTTCACGAACCTGCTCACGCAGGGCATGGTGCTCAACGAGACCTACTACCGCGAAGACGCGAGCGGCAAGAAGTTCTGGTACAACCCGGCCGACGTGGACGTGAAGCTGGACGACCGTGGCCGCCCCGTCGGCGCGACGCTCAAGGCCGACGGCCAGCCCGTGGTGATCGGCGGCGTGGAGAAGATGTCGAAGTCGAAGAACAACGGCATCGACCCGCAGGCGCTGATCGACCAGTACGGCGCCGATACCGCGCGTCTGTTCGTGATGTTTGCCGCGCCGCCCGAGCAGCAGCTGGAGTGGAGCGGTTCGGGCGTGGAGGGCGCATCGCGCTTCCTGCGCCGCGTGTGGGCCTACGGCCACGCCAATGGCGAGGCGATCGGCGCGGCGACGGGTGCCGCACCGGCGGCTGACGACGCCGCGCTGCGCCGCGAGATCCATACCGTGCTCAAGCAGGCCAACTACGACTACCAGCGCATCCAGTACAACACGGTCGTGTCCGCGACCATGAAGATGCTGAACGCGCTCGAGGGTGCCAAGGGCGCCTCGCCGGCCGCGCGCCGCGAAGGCTTCGGCATTCTGCTGCGCGTGCTGTACCCGGTGGTGCCGCACATCGCGCATGCGCTGTGGCAGGAGCTCGGCTATGCGCGCGAATCGGGCGAGCTGCTCGATGCCGCCTGGCCGCAGGTCGATGAAACCGCGCTCGTGCGCAGCGAGATCGAACTCGTGCTGCAGGTCAACGGCAAGGTGCGCGGCAGCCTGACGGTGCCGGCCGATGCCGACCGTGCCGCCATCGAGGCCATGGCCGCCGCGAGCGAGACCGTCGCCAAGTTTGCCGCGGGCGCCACGCCGAAGAAGATCGTGGTCGTGCCGGGCCGCCTCGTGAACGTGGTGCTGTAACGGCCATCGCCGATCATTGAAGGAATCCGCCAAGCCATGACCCGACCGAACCTGCGCCGCCGACTCGTTCTTGCCTCGACGCTCGCCACTGCGATGGCCGCCGGTCTGGCGGGTTGCGGCTTCCACATGCGCGGCACCGCCGACTTCGCGTTCAAGAAGCTGTACGTCGGCATTCCGCCCAATTCGCCGATGGGCGCCGACCTGCGCCGCACGATTCTCGGCGGCTCCGACACGATCATCGTGGAGGATCCGAAGCAGGCCGACGCGCTGCTCGACGTGCTGAGCGACACGCGCGGCCGCGCGATCCTGTCGATCACGACCGAAGGCGTGGTGCGCGAATACCGGCTGAGCCAGCGCTTCAGCTTCCGCGTGCGCGACCAGTCGGGCAAGGAACTGATTCCGCCCTCGACGATCCTGCTGACGCGCGATATCACGTACAACGAATCGGCCGTATTGGCGAAGGACTACGAAGAGCAGCAGCTTTATCGCGACATGCAGCGCGACATCGTGCAGCAGCTGATGCGCCGCCTCGCGGCGATCAAGTCGGCCTGACGGTTACGCGATGCAGCTTCGGCTCGACGGCCTCGATGGCCATCTGAAGCAGGCCCAGGCCAAGGGCCTCGCGCCGCTCTACGTCGTGCACGGCGACGAGCATCTGCTCGTGCTGGAGGCGGTGGACCGGCTGCGCCGTGCCGCGCGCGAGGCGGGCTATACCGAGCGCGACGTGCTCGTGGCCGAGCGCGGCTTTCACTGGAGCCAGCTCGTCGAGGCGCAGCAGTCGATGTCGCTGTTCGGCGACCGCAAGATCGTCGAGTTGCGGATTCCGTCGGGCAAGCCCGGCAAGGATGGCGGCGAGGCGTTACGCGCGGTGGCCGCGCAGCCGTCGCCGGATGTGCTGATGCTGGTCACGCTGCCGCGGGTCGATTTCGCGACGTCGAAGTCCGCATGGTTCCAGGCGCTCGAGGGCGCCGGGGTGTCGATCAAGGTCGATACCGTCGATCGCACGCGCCTGCCGGCCTGGGTCGGCGAGCGGCTGGCATTGCAGCAGCAGCGCGTGGAGGGCGGCGAGCCCGGACGCCGCGCGCTGCAGTTCATCGCGGACAAGGTGGAAGGCAACCTGCTTGCCGCGCATCAGGAAATCCAGAAGCTCGGGCTGCTGTATCCGCCGGGCGAGCTCAAGTTCGATCAGGTGCACGACGCGGTGCTCAACGTGGCCCGCTACGACGTGTTCAAGTTGTCCGAGGCGATGCTCGCCGGCGACGTGCCGCGGCTCGTGCGCATGCTCGAGGGGCTGCGCGGCGAGGGCGAGGCGACGGTGCTGGTGCTCTGGGCGCTGACCGAGGAAATTCGCGTATTATCCAAGGTCCGGCAAGGGCTGGCGGCCGGCAAGCCGGCGCCGGTGCTGATGCGCGAGCTGCGCGTCTGGGGCCCGCGCGAACGGCTGGTGCCGCAGGCGGCCCAGCGGCTGTCGATGCCACAGCTCGAAGCCGCGCTGGCGCTGGCCGCGAGGCTCGACCGGCAGGTCAAGGGTTTGCCGGACCTGCCGCCGGGCGCGGCGGCGAGCCTGCCCGCGGAGCCATGGGACGGCCTGCAGCAGCTTGCGCTGTCGATTGCGCGCTAGCCGCTAGCGACGATCGGCACCTCCGTTCCCCACAAGACTGCACGACCGCCGGGACAGGACCCGGCCACGATCATGACCGAGTTCGATCTCAACCAATACATGGACCGCGTGGGCCAGCAGGCCCGGGCCGCATCGCGCGCGATGGCGCGTGCCTCCACAGCCGACAAGAACCGCGCGCTGCTGACCATCGCGGCGGCGATCCGGCGCGACGCCGACAAGCTCAAGGCGGTCAACGCGCGCGACGTCGAGCGTGCGCGCGCCAACGGGCAGGATGCCGCGTTCGTCGATCGGCTCACGCTGTCGGACAAGGCCATTGCCACCATGGCGGCGGGCCTCGAGCAGATTGCCGCGCTGGCCGACCCGATCGGCGAGATCTCGAACATGAAATTCCGCCCGACCGGTATCCAGGTCGGCCAGATGCGCGTGCCGCTCGGCGTGATCGGCATCATCTACGAATCGCGGCCCAACGTGACCATCGACGCGGCGGCGCTGTGCCTGAAGTCCGGCAATGCGACGATCCTGCGCGGCGGTTCGGAAGCCATTGAATCGAACACCGCGCTGGCCGCGCTGGTCGCCGAAGGCCTGTCGGCCGCGGGGCTGCCCGCCGAAGCGGTGCAGGTGATCGAGACCACCGACCGTGCGGCCGTGGGCCGGCTCATCACGATGACCGGGTACGTGGACGTGATCGTCCCGCGCGGCGGCAAGAGCCTGATCGCGCGGCTCATGGAAGAAGCGCGTGTGCCGATGATCAAGCATCTGGACGGCATCTGCCACGTCTACGTCGATGACGACGCCGATGTGGAGAAGGCCGTGCGCGTGTGCGACAACGCCAAGACCCAGCGCTACGCGCCGTGCAACACGATGGAAACGCTGCTGGTCGCGCGCGGCATCGCCGCGACCGTGCTGCCGCCGCTGTGCCGGATCTATCAGGACAAGGGCGTGGAGTTGCGCGTCTGCGCGGACACGCGCGCCACGCTCGAGGCGGCGGGTTTCACGGGCCTCGTCGATGCGACCGAGGACGACTGGCGCCTCGAGTATCTGGCGCCCGTGCTCGCGATTCGCACCGTGGACGGCCTCGACGCGGCCATCGCCCATATCAATACGTACGGCTCCGCGCACACGGACTCGATCGTCACCGAGAATTACAGCACCGGCATGCGCTTCCTCCGCGAGGTGGATTCGGCGAGCGTGATGATCAACGCCTCGACGCGCTTTGCCGACGGCTTCGAATACGGCCTGGGCGCCGAGATCGGTATCTCGAACGACAAGCTGCATGCGCGCGGCCCGGTGGGTCTGGAGGGACTGACGTCGCTCAAGTACGTGGTGTTCGGCCACGGCGAAATCCGGAGCTGACCGCATGCTCTGGATCAAGTCGTTCCATATTCTGTTCGTCATCTCCTGGTTCGCGGGGCTGTTCTACCTGCCGCGGATCTTCGTCAATCTGGCGATGGAGACCGATGCGGCCGCCACGCAGCGGCTGCTGCTGATGGCGCGCAAGCTGTTCCGCTTCATGACGATACTGGCGGTGCCGGCCGTGGTGTTCGGGCTGTGGCTGTTCCTCGGCTACGGCATCGGGCGCGGGGCGGGCCAGGGGTGGATGCACGCGAAGCTGGCGCTGGTGCTGGTGCTGATCGGCTACCACCATGGCTGCGGCGTGCTGCTGCGGAAGTTCGAAGCGGGCCGCAACACGCGATCCCACAAGTTTTATCGCTGGTTCAACGAATTGCCGGTACTCGTGCTGCTGGCGATCGTGATTCTGGTCGTGGTCAAGCCGTTCTGAACTGAGGACATGATGAGCAAGCAGGTCGAGTATTTCATGGCACCGCAGTCCCCGTTCGTCTATCTGGGGCATGCGCGCTTCGCCGAAATTGCCGCGCGCCACAAGGCGCAGGTCGTGCTCAAGCCGTTCGATCTCGGCAAGCTGTTCTCGGTGTCGGGCGGCCTGCCGCTCGCCCAGCGGCCTCCGCAGCGCCAGGCGTATCGCCTCGTCGAGCTCGAGCGCTGGGCCGAATTCCTCGGCATGCCCGTCAATCTGCATCCGACGTTTTTCCCGGTGTCCGGCGATCCGGCCGCGAAGATCATCATCGCGGCGCAGCTGGCCCACGGCACCACGCGCGCGCTTGCGCTCGCCGGCGCCTACTGCCGCGCGGTATGGGCCGAGCAGCGCAATATCGCCGATCCGGCCACGCTGACGCAGATCGCCGACGAGAACGAGTTCGATGGCGCAAACCTGCTGAAGGCCAGCGAGGCGCAGGCCGTGCAGGCCGCTTACGCGCAGAATACCCAGGACGCGATCTCGGCGGGCGCGTTTGGCGCCCCCTGGTTCGTGCTGGACGGTCAGCCCTACTGGGGCCAGGACCGCCTTGAATTTCTCGACCGCGCGCTGGCCGCCGGTTGAGGTCGTTTTTGTTTTGAGTCGCACATGTCCCTGAACGAACGGTCGCAGACCGAAAGCTTCTTCGCTCCCTGCCCGCGCGGTCTGGAAGCCGCGCTCGCCGAGGAGTTGCGCGAGATCGCGCAGCTGCCGGCCGTGGCCGCCACGGCGCCGTTCGCGGTG contains:
- the dapB gene encoding 4-hydroxy-tetrahydrodipicolinate reductase → MNIAIAGASGRMGRMLIEHVLDTEGATLSGALDVPGSAALGQDAGLLLGRQTGVLLTSDIEAGLKGADCLIDFTRPAGTLAHLEVARRLGVKMVIGTTGFDAAGKAALADAAKEIGVVFASNMSVGVNVTFKLLEAAAKLLSTGYDIEIIEAHHRHKVDAPSGTALSMGEVIADALGRDLSKCAVYAREGHTGERDPQSIGFATVRGGDIVGDHTVMFAGIGERIEISHKSSSRRSYADGAVRAARFLADKPNGLYDMQDVLGLK
- the leuS gene encoding leucine--tRNA ligase, which produces MQDKYLPSAVEQAAQQHWQATDAYRVSEHATGPDGKARDKFYACSMLPYPSGKLHMGHVRNYTINDVMARYLRMNGHNVLMPMGWDAFGMPAENAALNNGVAPAAWTYDNIAYMKKQMQSMGLAIDWSREVATCSPDYYRWNQWLFLKMLERGIAYRKTGTVNWDPVDQTVLANEQVIDGRGWRSGAVVEKREIPMYYLRITDYAEELLGDLDGLGWPERVKVMQQNWIGKSVGVRFAFPHKIAGADGQPIQDGKLYVFTTRADTIMGVTFCAVAAEHPLAAHAAATNPELAAFIEECKMGSVMEADMATMEKKGMPTGLKVTHPLTGDEVEVWVGNYVLMSYGDGAVMGVPAHDERDFAFARKYGLPIRQVVDVKGQAYSTEAWQDWYGDKEHGTLIHSGKYDGLGYQAAVEAIAADIAALGLGEKKTTWRLRDWGISRQRYWGTPIPLIHCDSCGVVPVPEKDLPVVLPEDLVPDGTGNPLAKDQRFLACTCPSCGKPARRETDTMDTFIDSCWYYMRYTCPDATTMVDGRNDYWMPMDQYIGGIEHAILHLLYARFWTKVMRDLGLVKFDEPFTNLLTQGMVLNETYYREDASGKKFWYNPADVDVKLDDRGRPVGATLKADGQPVVIGGVEKMSKSKNNGIDPQALIDQYGADTARLFVMFAAPPEQQLEWSGSGVEGASRFLRRVWAYGHANGEAIGAATGAAPAADDAALRREIHTVLKQANYDYQRIQYNTVVSATMKMLNALEGAKGASPAARREGFGILLRVLYPVVPHIAHALWQELGYARESGELLDAAWPQVDETALVRSEIELVLQVNGKVRGSLTVPADADRAAIEAMAAASETVAKFAAGATPKKIVVVPGRLVNVVL
- the lptE gene encoding LPS assembly lipoprotein LptE; translated protein: MTRPNLRRRLVLASTLATAMAAGLAGCGFHMRGTADFAFKKLYVGIPPNSPMGADLRRTILGGSDTIIVEDPKQADALLDVLSDTRGRAILSITTEGVVREYRLSQRFSFRVRDQSGKELIPPSTILLTRDITYNESAVLAKDYEEQQLYRDMQRDIVQQLMRRLAAIKSA
- the holA gene encoding DNA polymerase III subunit delta: MQLRLDGLDGHLKQAQAKGLAPLYVVHGDEHLLVLEAVDRLRRAAREAGYTERDVLVAERGFHWSQLVEAQQSMSLFGDRKIVELRIPSGKPGKDGGEALRAVAAQPSPDVLMLVTLPRVDFATSKSAWFQALEGAGVSIKVDTVDRTRLPAWVGERLALQQQRVEGGEPGRRALQFIADKVEGNLLAAHQEIQKLGLLYPPGELKFDQVHDAVLNVARYDVFKLSEAMLAGDVPRLVRMLEGLRGEGEATVLVLWALTEEIRVLSKVRQGLAAGKPAPVLMRELRVWGPRERLVPQAAQRLSMPQLEAALALAARLDRQVKGLPDLPPGAAASLPAEPWDGLQQLALSIAR
- a CDS encoding glutamate-5-semialdehyde dehydrogenase, producing the protein MTEFDLNQYMDRVGQQARAASRAMARASTADKNRALLTIAAAIRRDADKLKAVNARDVERARANGQDAAFVDRLTLSDKAIATMAAGLEQIAALADPIGEISNMKFRPTGIQVGQMRVPLGVIGIIYESRPNVTIDAAALCLKSGNATILRGGSEAIESNTALAALVAEGLSAAGLPAEAVQVIETTDRAAVGRLITMTGYVDVIVPRGGKSLIARLMEEARVPMIKHLDGICHVYVDDDADVEKAVRVCDNAKTQRYAPCNTMETLLVARGIAATVLPPLCRIYQDKGVELRVCADTRATLEAAGFTGLVDATEDDWRLEYLAPVLAIRTVDGLDAAIAHINTYGSAHTDSIVTENYSTGMRFLREVDSASVMINASTRFADGFEYGLGAEIGISNDKLHARGPVGLEGLTSLKYVVFGHGEIRS
- a CDS encoding CopD family protein, which gives rise to MLWIKSFHILFVISWFAGLFYLPRIFVNLAMETDAAATQRLLLMARKLFRFMTILAVPAVVFGLWLFLGYGIGRGAGQGWMHAKLALVLVLIGYHHGCGVLLRKFEAGRNTRSHKFYRWFNELPVLVLLAIVILVVVKPF
- a CDS encoding 2-hydroxychromene-2-carboxylate isomerase; the protein is MSKQVEYFMAPQSPFVYLGHARFAEIAARHKAQVVLKPFDLGKLFSVSGGLPLAQRPPQRQAYRLVELERWAEFLGMPVNLHPTFFPVSGDPAAKIIIAAQLAHGTTRALALAGAYCRAVWAEQRNIADPATLTQIADENEFDGANLLKASEAQAVQAAYAQNTQDAISAGAFGAPWFVLDGQPYWGQDRLEFLDRALAAG